The following proteins are encoded in a genomic region of Clostridium kluyveri:
- a CDS encoding LacI family DNA-binding transcriptional regulator, with translation MKENKITISDIADNLGISNMSVSRALSGQSGVSNELRNKVLKKARELKYTKCKKSSSINILVLHKKPLINDVTDFSIKVQSIEKILQQTHAQYDLEFVDKDRQDKMYLPYKLSRGTHYDGVILLGRFNHEYIDFINTKIDNLVIYSGYSPSYDYDTVWFNFSNSAYKQCKYLIENNHKNIGYLEDMHELFRNKEILMGIGTCLEENGIKMKNEFFIDMKNNYKDKIIKLFNKENKPTAMICNTDFAALELIKIFHDININVPDDVSIIGTGNTQISSLTVPSLTTVDLNIEYSCKVVVDLLLKKINDPYKPKENIAIYTSLVERDSVRKI, from the coding sequence TTGAAAGAAAATAAAATTACCATCTCGGATATTGCCGATAATCTTGGAATCTCTAATATGTCAGTAAGCAGAGCATTATCTGGCCAGTCGGGAGTGAGCAACGAGTTAAGAAATAAAGTACTAAAAAAGGCTAGAGAACTGAAATACACAAAATGTAAAAAATCATCCAGCATAAATATATTAGTTCTTCATAAAAAACCTTTAATTAATGACGTTACTGATTTTAGTATTAAAGTTCAGAGTATAGAAAAAATACTTCAACAAACACATGCACAATATGACCTTGAATTTGTTGATAAGGATAGACAGGATAAAATGTATCTTCCCTATAAATTATCCAGAGGAACACATTATGATGGTGTAATCTTACTTGGAAGATTCAATCATGAATATATTGATTTTATAAATACTAAAATCGACAACCTAGTCATATATTCAGGTTATTCCCCATCTTACGACTATGACACTGTTTGGTTTAACTTCAGTAACAGTGCCTATAAACAATGTAAATATTTAATAGAAAACAACCATAAAAATATAGGTTACTTGGAAGATATGCATGAATTGTTTCGAAATAAAGAAATACTTATGGGAATAGGCACCTGCCTGGAAGAGAACGGTATTAAAATGAAAAATGAATTTTTTATAGATATGAAAAATAATTATAAAGATAAAATTATTAAATTATTCAATAAAGAAAACAAACCAACTGCAATGATATGTAATACTGACTTTGCCGCTTTAGAACTTATAAAAATTTTTCATGACATTAATATTAATGTACCAGACGATGTATCTATTATAGGTACAGGAAATACGCAAATTTCATCACTAACTGTACCCTCCCTCACTACTGTGGATTTAAACATTGAGTATTCTTGTAAAGTTGTTGTAGATTTATTATTAAAAAAGATTAATGATCCCTATAAACCCAAAGAAAATATTGCAATATACACCTCTTTAGTTGAGAGAGATTCTGTAAGGAAAATTTAA
- a CDS encoding acyl-CoA dehydratase activase — protein MSNVTAFAGVDVGSLGTKTVILVDGEIAGFSILRTGPNTEENGLKGLNAALENAGLQREDLKYIIATGYGRISAPYANKTVTEITCHAKGANYVHPQTRTIIDMGGQDCKAIRLDEYGNVTDFAMNDKCAAGTGRFLEVMANVLKVTLDELGPLSLKATEILPISSTCTVFAESETVSLLARGEKAENIIVGIHHAIANRISGMFSRVGIETDLFFSGGVAKNIGMRKALEDVLKINIAAPEKDPQLVGAIGAAVLAQNAWKKLKALDNIGEHPVAL, from the coding sequence ATGTCAAATGTAACAGCTTTTGCAGGAGTGGATGTTGGCTCATTGGGAACAAAAACAGTAATTTTAGTGGATGGAGAGATTGCTGGATTCAGTATACTTCGTACTGGACCTAATACTGAGGAAAATGGGCTGAAGGGTTTAAATGCTGCACTTGAAAATGCGGGCCTTCAGCGTGAAGATTTAAAGTACATTATTGCTACAGGATATGGCAGGATTTCTGCACCTTATGCCAATAAAACCGTTACCGAAATAACTTGCCATGCTAAAGGGGCCAATTATGTTCATCCACAGACCCGAACTATTATCGATATGGGAGGGCAGGATTGTAAGGCTATCCGATTGGATGAATATGGTAATGTAACAGATTTTGCTATGAATGATAAGTGTGCTGCAGGAACAGGACGTTTTCTTGAAGTTATGGCAAATGTGTTGAAAGTAACTTTAGATGAATTGGGGCCATTATCTCTGAAAGCAACTGAAATATTGCCTATAAGCAGCACCTGCACTGTATTTGCGGAGTCGGAAACTGTTTCTTTGTTAGCACGTGGCGAAAAAGCGGAGAATATCATTGTCGGTATTCATCATGCCATTGCCAATAGAATTAGTGGTATGTTTTCAAGGGTTGGGATTGAAACTGACCTATTTTTCTCTGGAGGGGTAGCAAAGAATATCGGAATGAGAAAAGCATTGGAGGATGTGTTGAAAATCAACATTGCCGCTCCAGAAAAGGATCCTCAATTGGTGGGAGCAATCGGTGCGGCTGTTCTGGCACAAAATGCATGGAAAAAGTTAAAAGCATTGGATAACATCGGAGAACATCCTGTGGCATTGTAA
- a CDS encoding 2-hydroxyacyl-CoA dehydratase subunit D: MSLLTLEKINEAVKHRPAELEKARAEGRKVVGWLNYNVPEELIYALDLIPIHLGTGGNDRLVELGARYISVMNCVFTRQVIGLFSEGNDPYIKNTDVVVIDVTCKQLYRVAEIIKHYFSINTEIIGVPYNFDVPAGKTYFRNEIKAFTEKLEKIAGKKIEQEKLEKSVEIYKEIRESIKRLYKWQAEPIAPISWREVYNIVQAGYYLDKEIYLNLLRELLTELTDAVPSQQVSATEPRIFVSGSIIPPGDRKILDIIEEKGGRVVVDDLWSGFAPYFDTEIEEPSIEGISDAYILRYTHASLPQLKNDTDRRLKNIRRLIKDFQANGVLFHTLRYCDSFTFKANETKNVLKNDGIPFLEIHTEYAGSDYGAIGTRIEAFVEMLKVRTLNIV, translated from the coding sequence ATGAGTTTGTTGACACTTGAAAAAATAAATGAGGCGGTAAAGCATCGTCCCGCAGAACTGGAAAAAGCCAGGGCTGAAGGGAGAAAAGTCGTCGGCTGGTTAAATTATAATGTTCCTGAGGAATTAATTTATGCATTGGATTTGATTCCTATACATTTAGGTACTGGAGGAAATGATCGTCTGGTGGAATTGGGAGCACGCTATATTTCAGTAATGAATTGTGTTTTTACTCGCCAGGTGATAGGACTTTTTTCAGAAGGTAATGATCCATATATAAAAAATACAGATGTAGTAGTAATAGACGTCACTTGCAAGCAGTTATACCGTGTTGCTGAGATAATAAAACATTATTTTTCTATAAACACCGAAATAATTGGAGTTCCTTATAATTTTGATGTTCCTGCAGGTAAAACTTATTTTCGTAATGAAATTAAAGCATTCACAGAAAAATTAGAGAAAATCGCAGGGAAAAAAATTGAACAGGAAAAACTAGAAAAATCGGTTGAAATCTATAAAGAAATTCGTGAATCCATTAAAAGGCTTTATAAATGGCAAGCTGAACCTATTGCGCCAATTTCCTGGCGAGAAGTATATAATATCGTTCAGGCAGGATATTATCTTGATAAAGAAATCTATCTAAATCTATTAAGAGAACTTCTGACTGAACTCACAGATGCTGTACCCAGCCAGCAAGTTTCGGCAACAGAACCGAGGATTTTTGTTTCCGGGAGCATTATTCCTCCAGGAGATAGGAAAATATTAGATATAATTGAGGAAAAAGGAGGACGGGTTGTTGTTGACGATCTTTGGTCAGGTTTTGCACCTTATTTTGATACGGAAATAGAAGAACCTAGTATTGAGGGAATAAGCGATGCTTATATATTAAGGTATACTCATGCGTCCTTACCTCAGCTTAAGAATGATACAGATAGAAGACTAAAAAATATTCGCAGACTTATCAAAGATTTTCAGGCCAATGGAGTTTTATTTCACACATTAAGATATTGTGATTCGTTTACTTTCAAGGCAAATGAAACAAAAAATGTTTTAAAAAACGATGGCATTCCGTTTTTAGAGATTCATACTGAATATGCTGGTTCAGATTATGGAGCCATAGGGACACGAATTGAGGCTTTTGTGGAAATGTTAAAAGTAAGAACCCTTAATATTGTTTAG
- a CDS encoding ABC transporter ATP-binding protein yields the protein MIKIQAENIEKRFPIKANQRIYANSNKIGEIQVLKDLNLSIKKGEFITIVGPSGCGKSVFLDMVGGLTKMSSGNVFLDGKKVNGSDPQVGYVFQQYALLPWRTAISNIEYPLEIRGIEPAKRKEKAKKLISLIGLNGFDKWLPYQLSGGMQQRVAIARSLSTDPEVLLMDEPFAALDAQTRELLQEELLRIWEGIRNTVIFVTHSIEEAIFLADRVVVMTARPGRVKHIIDIHLSRPRGENTRASKEFGAYRHKIWAALKDEVNKAQKDWKLFAGNNGR from the coding sequence ATGATAAAAATACAAGCAGAAAATATCGAAAAGAGATTTCCTATTAAAGCCAATCAACGAATTTATGCAAATAGTAATAAAATAGGAGAAATTCAAGTTTTGAAAGATCTGAATCTTTCTATAAAAAAAGGAGAATTTATTACAATCGTAGGCCCCAGTGGATGTGGCAAGTCTGTATTTCTCGATATGGTTGGAGGATTAACTAAGATGTCTAGTGGAAATGTATTTCTTGATGGAAAGAAAGTAAATGGTTCTGATCCTCAGGTAGGGTATGTTTTTCAGCAATATGCTCTTCTACCATGGAGAACGGCTATATCAAATATTGAATACCCTCTGGAAATAAGAGGAATTGAACCAGCAAAGCGAAAAGAAAAGGCAAAAAAATTGATATCACTCATCGGATTAAATGGCTTTGATAAATGGCTGCCTTATCAACTTTCTGGAGGAATGCAGCAGCGTGTTGCAATTGCAAGATCTCTTTCCACTGATCCTGAGGTATTATTGATGGATGAACCATTTGCTGCCCTTGATGCTCAAACAAGAGAGTTGCTTCAAGAGGAACTTTTAAGAATTTGGGAAGGGATAAGAAACACTGTTATTTTTGTTACTCATAGTATAGAAGAAGCCATTTTTCTTGCTGACAGAGTGGTAGTTATGACTGCAAGACCTGGAAGGGTAAAACATATCATTGATATTCACCTCTCAAGGCCAAGAGGGGAAAATACCAGAGCTAGCAAAGAATTTGGAGCTTATAGACATAAAATTTGGGCTGCTTTAAAGGATGAGGTTAATAAAGCTCAAAAGGATTGGAAGTTATTTGCAGGTAATAATGGAAGATAA
- a CDS encoding ABC transporter permease, with protein sequence MLNKVEKEQNTISYDENSNMISDESRGQLISKIINLKGKIGSFFWGVPLVVLFFLIWEIAPRIGILSPIFFPPFSKVVHALLDLILTGELQTNIIVSLSRAFIGFLFAVIIAVPLGFIMGRYSLFEKVMDLLIQGLRNTSQFALLPVFIMLLGIGEASKIAMTFNAAVWVILINTISGVKGIDPLLIKSAISMGTSDKELLKKIIFPASFPSIVTGVRLGIKSSLMSVIAAEMLGAKSGIGFLIQNSQLTYRIPQMYAGILVLTMLGVILNYSLVWIEKKATSWKTQDGNVTF encoded by the coding sequence ATGTTAAATAAAGTGGAGAAAGAACAGAATACTATCTCTTACGATGAAAATTCTAACATGATTTCAGATGAATCCAGAGGTCAATTGATAAGTAAGATTATTAATCTAAAAGGGAAAATTGGTTCCTTTTTTTGGGGAGTTCCGCTTGTGGTGCTGTTCTTTCTTATATGGGAGATTGCTCCAAGAATTGGGATTCTTAGTCCCATTTTCTTTCCGCCTTTTTCAAAGGTGGTTCATGCATTATTGGATCTTATTCTAACAGGAGAACTACAAACTAATATCATAGTCAGCCTTTCTAGGGCTTTTATAGGGTTTTTGTTTGCGGTCATTATAGCTGTACCTTTAGGTTTCATTATGGGACGATATAGTTTATTTGAAAAGGTTATGGATTTATTGATTCAGGGATTGCGTAATACTTCCCAATTTGCTCTTCTTCCTGTATTTATTATGTTACTTGGTATTGGAGAAGCATCGAAGATCGCAATGACTTTTAATGCGGCAGTATGGGTTATTTTAATAAATACTATTAGTGGAGTAAAAGGTATAGATCCTTTATTAATCAAATCCGCAATATCAATGGGAACATCTGATAAAGAACTTTTGAAAAAAATAATATTTCCAGCAAGTTTTCCATCCATTGTAACTGGAGTCCGTTTGGGTATTAAATCTTCACTTATGTCGGTAATTGCAGCTGAAATGCTTGGCGCAAAATCAGGAATTGGTTTCCTTATTCAAAATTCACAGCTAACCTATAGAATTCCACAAATGTATGCAGGAATTTTAGTTCTTACCATGTTAGGAGTGATTCTCAATTATTCTCTTGTTTGGATAGAAAAAAAAGCTACATCTTGGAAGACACAAGATGGAAATGTAACTTTCTAA
- a CDS encoding 2-hydroxyacyl-CoA dehydratase subunit D translates to MKFKKGENKMNSKLETTKIFKFPESIKGAFIKTPGIHFKDGTYVSSEEIWDFMTVEAPIRFPYAYSLEKNYQSRLSRDVEFFSGIKHSYLNLTFRDRLLRAHANGTPIVHVQGGQTVDPYFAAGAIPVVPGPLRGWARDMEEGLDVRSAGRRAMKIMESGRQTISIECCNNPIGSIESIRQKLVPVDLIAPYLCLRCTDIAYVLESYRTSIKDIPLHFIDFPVTRDKKWTVEYVAELIYELVKKLGDLRGVTIANEDLWKEIKLENRGRRLARETVESIWKAKKFPVTSTDLSSIITSGRFDRGDSLASTEFLEQANKEVKERISKGIKGAGLSDKPVKILSVGSCFGLRADFVEEKGGVIVGTDDHLSKIYADVVESGDPYEEIAKSILSYKYEQPTEQRAQYVIDLVRESKADGVVCGYNWGCNYQSASSRMIADIVKKETGVPTINIEVAELGLLEGNEQTQNRLEAFIEMLDN, encoded by the coding sequence ATGAAATTTAAAAAAGGAGAAAATAAAATGAATAGTAAGTTAGAAACAACAAAGATTTTCAAATTTCCCGAAAGTATAAAAGGAGCTTTTATTAAAACCCCTGGAATTCATTTCAAAGATGGAACTTATGTGAGTTCAGAAGAGATTTGGGATTTTATGACAGTCGAAGCCCCTATCAGATTTCCTTATGCGTATAGTCTTGAAAAAAATTATCAAAGTCGGTTATCAAGAGATGTGGAATTCTTTAGTGGAATTAAACATTCATATTTGAACCTAACTTTCAGAGATCGTTTATTGAGAGCTCACGCCAATGGTACTCCAATAGTTCATGTGCAAGGAGGACAAACAGTTGATCCTTATTTTGCTGCAGGGGCTATTCCAGTTGTTCCAGGACCATTAAGAGGATGGGCCAGAGATATGGAGGAAGGTTTGGATGTAAGATCAGCAGGCAGACGTGCAATGAAGATTATGGAATCAGGACGTCAGACCATCTCTATAGAATGTTGTAATAACCCTATTGGTTCAATTGAATCGATCCGTCAAAAACTTGTTCCTGTAGATCTAATTGCACCCTATCTTTGCTTGCGCTGCACGGATATTGCGTATGTTCTTGAGTCTTATCGAACAAGTATCAAGGACATTCCCTTGCATTTCATAGATTTTCCAGTGACCAGAGATAAGAAATGGACTGTGGAGTATGTAGCTGAATTGATATATGAATTAGTAAAAAAACTGGGTGATTTAAGGGGTGTTACTATTGCCAATGAAGATCTATGGAAAGAAATTAAACTGGAAAATAGAGGGCGTAGATTAGCTCGTGAGACGGTGGAAAGCATATGGAAAGCAAAAAAATTTCCTGTCACAAGTACGGATTTATCTAGCATCATTACTTCGGGGAGGTTTGACCGAGGTGATTCTTTAGCTAGTACAGAATTTTTAGAGCAGGCCAATAAGGAAGTTAAAGAAAGAATCAGTAAGGGGATTAAAGGTGCAGGCCTGTCAGATAAACCTGTTAAAATTCTTTCTGTTGGATCCTGTTTTGGACTTAGAGCTGATTTTGTGGAAGAAAAGGGAGGGGTTATCGTTGGTACAGACGATCATCTAAGTAAGATATATGCAGATGTCGTAGAGTCCGGTGATCCTTATGAGGAAATTGCTAAGTCAATATTATCATATAAATATGAGCAACCTACAGAACAGAGAGCCCAATATGTCATTGATTTGGTTCGTGAATCTAAAGCTGATGGTGTGGTTTGCGGATATAACTGGGGATGTAATTATCAGTCTGCTTCTTCACGTATGATTGCTGATATTGTAAAAAAAGAAACAGGAGTCCCAACAATCAATATTGAAGTTGCAGAATTAGGGTTATTGGAAGGAAATGAGCAAACTCAGAATCGACTTGAGGCATTTATAGAAATGTTGGATAATTAA
- a CDS encoding aliphatic sulfonate ABC transporter substrate-binding protein, with protein MLKSKKSIWVISIVVIIALVVTGTLFYIKVQNNAKAQQSTKVEEKVNVIRIGSTAPGHFKFILSQQKKLLDDEFKKDGIKIEYHTFDGGQSVMTALATGSLDIAYTGTDPAVRTAASGADVNLIGISSFDKGGASYIAVKKDSPIKSVKDLKGKKVAFLTGTMRHATIAKALKAEGLSLDDIQGVNLAFDASGPALIRGDIDAVVESLSTFAPLLNTDTIRIILDGSKHPEWSSPSAISASGNFVRKHPTLVKRLLKVDLATSKWADANYEEAIKVFAEGTKQTAEAVKLSYPDKKFYQDPKITEDAINAFKSEEDFLKEAKLATGSVDYKKWVNSSFVDEVYGEQSKKSIKK; from the coding sequence ATGTTAAAAAGCAAGAAGTCCATATGGGTTATATCCATTGTTGTTATTATTGCTTTAGTAGTAACAGGCACTTTATTCTATATTAAAGTGCAAAATAATGCTAAAGCACAGCAAAGCACTAAAGTAGAGGAAAAGGTTAATGTAATCAGAATTGGAAGCACAGCTCCAGGCCATTTTAAATTTATCTTAAGCCAACAAAAAAAATTGCTGGATGATGAGTTTAAAAAGGATGGTATAAAAATCGAGTATCATACTTTTGATGGTGGACAAAGTGTTATGACAGCTTTAGCAACTGGGAGTTTAGATATTGCTTATACCGGAACTGATCCAGCTGTGCGTACTGCTGCTTCAGGAGCAGATGTAAATTTAATAGGAATTTCAAGTTTTGATAAAGGTGGAGCATCCTACATCGCTGTTAAAAAAGATTCTCCAATAAAATCAGTTAAAGATCTTAAAGGGAAAAAAGTTGCTTTTTTAACCGGAACAATGAGACATGCAACTATTGCCAAAGCATTAAAAGCGGAAGGACTTTCTTTAGACGATATTCAGGGAGTTAATCTTGCTTTTGATGCTTCAGGCCCTGCTTTAATTCGAGGAGATATAGATGCGGTTGTTGAAAGTCTTAGTACTTTTGCGCCTTTGCTAAATACCGATACTATAAGGATTATTCTTGACGGGTCAAAACATCCAGAGTGGTCAAGCCCAAGTGCTATTTCTGCTAGTGGCAATTTTGTGAGAAAACATCCTACGCTGGTAAAAAGATTATTAAAGGTTGACCTCGCAACTTCTAAGTGGGCTGATGCTAATTATGAAGAAGCCATTAAGGTTTTTGCAGAAGGGACAAAGCAGACAGCAGAAGCAGTAAAATTGAGCTATCCAGACAAGAAATTTTATCAAGATCCTAAGATTACAGAAGATGCTATAAATGCTTTTAAATCAGAAGAGGATTTCTTAAAAGAAGCTAAACTTGCAACTGGAAGCGTAGATTACAAAAAATGGGTAAATAGTAGCTTTGTTGATGAAGTATATGGGGAACAAAGTAAAAAGTCCATAAAGAAATAA
- a CDS encoding MFS transporter, translating into MNVLSMRELLGEKLLVKKISNRIIKGFPALKHKYFRYFLAGQCISLMGTWVQRTAQQWVFYDITKSAFLLGVLGVFQFTPMLLFSLLAGVFVDRFPKKKLLLITQFLQMMQAFVFAILIWSGHIKYWHVLILAGVYGIVQTFDMPTRQSFFIELVGKDDLISAIGMNSTIVNIARILGPAFSGIILFKLGPIFCFLINGFSFIAVLIGLISIKSYYAGIRKKTCNIMDDIVNGLKYIKSQKTILTAVISMLFVGTFAFNNEVIIPVYVKEVLHKSAGVYSTLLSASGIGALIGSVKFASNTKRRLNVIFISSSILSMCLITQSFIHTYYVSILILIIYGFFNIIFMASINFIIQINSRDEYRGRTVSVYSLVLVGTTPIGNLFAGTIAEYLGSNASFLLCGVTTLVLMFFVLFKFKEVFYS; encoded by the coding sequence GTGAATGTGTTATCAATGCGAGAATTGCTTGGCGAGAAGCTATTAGTGAAGAAAATATCAAATAGAATTATTAAAGGTTTTCCAGCTTTGAAGCATAAGTATTTTAGATATTTTTTAGCTGGGCAATGTATATCACTTATGGGAACTTGGGTGCAAAGAACAGCTCAGCAGTGGGTTTTTTATGATATTACCAAATCAGCATTTTTACTTGGAGTTTTAGGAGTTTTTCAATTTACCCCAATGCTTTTATTTTCTCTTCTTGCAGGTGTTTTCGTTGACAGATTTCCTAAAAAAAAGCTTTTATTAATAACACAATTTCTACAAATGATGCAGGCGTTTGTATTTGCTATATTAATATGGTCGGGACATATAAAATATTGGCATGTTTTAATATTAGCAGGTGTTTATGGTATTGTTCAAACTTTTGATATGCCCACAAGACAGTCGTTTTTTATAGAATTGGTAGGTAAAGATGATTTAATAAGTGCTATAGGAATGAATTCTACTATTGTAAATATAGCAAGAATATTAGGACCTGCATTTTCAGGTATTATATTATTTAAATTAGGACCTATTTTCTGCTTTCTTATTAATGGTTTTAGCTTTATAGCGGTTCTTATAGGATTAATTAGTATTAAGTCTTATTATGCAGGCATAAGAAAGAAGACATGTAATATCATGGATGATATTGTAAATGGTTTGAAATACATTAAGTCGCAAAAAACAATACTTACCGCAGTAATATCAATGCTTTTTGTTGGGACTTTTGCATTTAATAATGAAGTTATTATACCTGTTTATGTAAAGGAAGTTTTGCATAAATCTGCTGGAGTTTATAGTACTCTTCTATCGGCTTCTGGGATAGGTGCCCTAATTGGATCTGTAAAATTTGCTTCAAATACAAAAAGAAGATTAAATGTAATATTCATTAGTAGTTCAATTTTATCCATGTGCTTAATAACTCAAAGTTTTATTCATACATATTATGTTTCTATATTAATACTAATAATATATGGATTCTTTAATATAATTTTCATGGCATCAATTAATTTTATAATTCAAATAAATTCACGTGATGAATATAGAGGAAGAACAGTAAGTGTTTATAGTCTGGTGCTTGTTGGAACAACTCCAATCGGAAATTTATTTGCAGGGACAATAGCTGAATATTTAGGTTCTAATGCTAGTTTTCTGCTTTGTGGTGTAACAACTCTAGTATTAATGTTTTTTGTTCTTTTTAAATTTAAAGAGGTTTTTTATTCGTGA
- a CDS encoding amino acid permease, translating into MEKELLENNQLKKGLKNRHMQMIAIGSAIGVGLFYGSADAIKISGPSIILAYLIGGVFILFIMRALGELAADDPNSGSFSYYANRYLGRFAGFFTGWTYWFEAILCIMAEVTALGIYVQFWFPSFPRWLTALIFLLMLILINLLGVKLYGEFEFWFSFFKVAAIVCMIIFGVLIIFFGFANGKHAVGISNLWAHGGFFSNGAEGFVLSFIFVTFAFGGVELTGVTAGEAEEPKKSIPKAINSVFWRILIFYVGSMFVMLSLYPWNKIGLNGSPFVLIFAKVGIPYAASIINLVVITAALSAVNSNLYAIGRLLYSLSLNNNAPKAFAKIDKSGVPKIAILFSGSLTLVAVVLNYLIPAKVFLYLSSISTLAIVCAWGAIVLTELKSRKEKISNNEEINFKMPLYPFSSYITMVYLAAVFVSLAFLPSTRVALYIAPIWVLILIILYKVLIRMEEKHIQNSVANK; encoded by the coding sequence GTGGAAAAAGAATTATTAGAAAATAATCAGCTTAAAAAAGGTTTAAAAAATCGTCATATGCAGATGATTGCCATCGGAAGTGCCATTGGAGTTGGTTTATTTTATGGCTCAGCTGATGCCATAAAGATAAGTGGTCCTTCAATTATTTTAGCTTATCTAATTGGAGGAGTGTTCATACTTTTTATTATGAGGGCACTTGGTGAGCTTGCAGCAGATGATCCTAATTCAGGGTCTTTTAGTTATTACGCAAATCGTTATTTAGGTCGTTTTGCGGGATTTTTTACCGGCTGGACTTATTGGTTTGAGGCGATATTATGCATTATGGCAGAAGTTACAGCTCTGGGAATTTATGTTCAATTTTGGTTTCCGTCATTTCCGAGATGGTTAACTGCTTTAATATTTTTGCTAATGTTAATTTTAATTAATTTACTTGGTGTTAAACTCTATGGAGAATTTGAATTTTGGTTTTCATTTTTTAAAGTGGCTGCTATTGTATGTATGATTATTTTTGGAGTGTTAATAATATTCTTTGGTTTTGCCAATGGAAAGCATGCTGTTGGAATTTCTAATCTTTGGGCTCATGGGGGCTTTTTTTCTAATGGAGCCGAAGGGTTTGTATTGTCATTTATTTTTGTAACATTTGCTTTCGGAGGTGTGGAACTCACTGGTGTAACTGCAGGTGAAGCAGAAGAACCTAAAAAGTCAATACCAAAAGCAATAAATAGTGTATTTTGGCGTATATTGATTTTTTATGTTGGTTCTATGTTTGTTATGCTGTCACTTTATCCGTGGAATAAAATTGGCTTAAATGGAAGTCCATTTGTGCTTATATTTGCTAAAGTTGGAATTCCATATGCTGCATCAATTATTAATCTTGTAGTGATAACAGCTGCACTTTCTGCTGTAAATAGTAACTTGTACGCTATAGGAAGGTTGCTTTATAGTTTATCTTTAAATAATAATGCTCCAAAAGCATTTGCAAAAATAGATAAATCAGGGGTACCTAAAATTGCTATTTTGTTTAGTGGTTCATTAACGTTAGTTGCTGTAGTATTGAACTATCTTATTCCTGCTAAAGTCTTTTTATATCTTTCATCAATATCAACTTTAGCCATTGTGTGTGCTTGGGGAGCTATAGTTTTAACTGAATTAAAGTCAAGAAAAGAAAAGATCTCCAATAATGAAGAAATAAATTTTAAAATGCCTTTATATCCGTTTTCATCATATATTACTATGGTGTATTTAGCGGCAGTTTTTGTTTCATTAGCATTTTTACCTAGCACAAGGGTAGCCCTCTACATTGCACCAATTTGGGTATTGATTCTGATAATTTTATATAAAGTCCTTATAAGAATGGAAGAAAAACATATCCAAAATAGTGTAGCCAATAAATAA
- a CDS encoding alpha/beta hydrolase family protein: protein MDFNPISEDPVKLDNNYPTLIDGFTCDSNNSKLMGTIYVAQGKGPHPTVLLLHGIPGYEQNSDIAHVLLRTGYNVVIFHYRGNWGSEGTYSIGHIFEDIENVIEFLKCRQSVESYRVDSKNIILIGHSLGGFSALMAASNHPEIKLVASIAGFNFGLYGEIISANNNLVKSAIENFEFIKSPVIKGITPTKFVEEIIEHRKKWNILNIIKKLKGHSVLMIGGIRDNISPIEQNFKLIVEALEKERVDFKEVLLDGDHCFSDKRIVLTKEILKWLQVYIRK from the coding sequence ATGGACTTTAATCCTATAAGTGAAGATCCAGTAAAATTAGATAATAATTACCCTACATTAATAGATGGATTTACATGTGATAGTAATAATTCCAAACTTATGGGTACAATATATGTTGCTCAGGGAAAAGGGCCTCATCCCACGGTGCTTTTATTACATGGCATTCCCGGGTACGAACAAAATTCTGACATTGCACATGTTTTATTAAGAACGGGGTATAATGTAGTGATATTTCATTATAGGGGTAATTGGGGTAGTGAAGGGACTTATTCTATAGGACATATATTTGAAGATATAGAGAATGTAATCGAATTTTTGAAATGTAGACAAAGTGTAGAGTCTTACAGAGTAGATAGTAAAAACATAATTTTAATTGGACATAGTCTTGGGGGATTTAGTGCACTTATGGCTGCATCAAATCATCCCGAAATAAAATTAGTAGCAAGTATTGCCGGATTTAATTTTGGATTATATGGAGAAATAATTTCAGCTAACAATAATTTGGTGAAGTCGGCTATTGAAAATTTTGAATTTATTAAATCACCTGTTATTAAGGGTATTACTCCTACTAAATTTGTAGAAGAAATCATAGAACATAGAAAGAAATGGAACATACTGAATATAATAAAAAAGTTGAAAGGTCATTCAGTGCTTATGATTGGAGGAATAAGAGATAATATATCACCCATAGAGCAAAATTTTAAATTAATTGTAGAAGCTCTAGAAAAAGAAAGGGTTGATTTCAAGGAAGTATTATTAGATGGGGATCATTGTTTTTCTGATAAGAGGATAGTTCTTACAAAAGAAATATTAAAATGGCTTCAGGTATATATTAGAAAATAG